In a single window of the Rhineura floridana isolate rRhiFlo1 chromosome 3, rRhiFlo1.hap2, whole genome shotgun sequence genome:
- the LOC133381010 gene encoding zinc finger protein RFP-like isoform X1 yields the protein MDAESIVQQLQLELACTICLKSFLDPVTLDCGHNFCHNCIVNYWAALSKSTACPQCEQEPSRICLIPNRQLANMIKLMKELSEQAKQAAGKGKACEKHREELIFFCKDDLIPFCSVCDKSEEHQAHSVIPVSKAAEEYKDHFLRSIKVLNQEKEKILEHQSDAEGLILAMLHETEEDKQFMVAELEELRQFLVDQENLLLNQIMGDLEKEIIWKKSQNEAIAFRKLTTLDDIIQELKTKYHQPTLELLQDVGSTLEKCDKRSASPERIPPELSLRTWDFCDFNAFLEGAAKQFKDSLISGYQIQKANVTLDPDTAHPRLILSTDRKSLRLRDAPQDLPMNDRRLNQTFSVLGCEKFTAGRHYWDITLGNEGDWGIGVATHSTGRKGSVSLTPTEGIWAVAKQGECWTYLNPPYVVSMAVGKLPKRLRVSLNYVGGRVAFSDIDEGTEFYAFQSLSFTGEPLHPFFWLQEKAHLTLSP from the exons ATGGATGCCGAGAGCAttgtgcagcagctgcagctggaaTTGGCTTGCACCATTTGCTTGAAAAGCTTCTTAGACCCAGTCACTCTCGACTGTGGGCACAACTTCTGCCACAACTGCATTGTGAATTACTGGGCAGCCCTTTCCAAAAGCACCGCCTGCCCTCAGTGTGAGCAGGAGCCTTCTCGTATATGCCTCATCCCAAACAGGCAGCTGGCCAATATGATTAAGCTAATGAAAGAGCTGAGCGAGCAGGCAAAGcaagcagcaggaaaggggaaagcCTGTGAGAAGCACCGGGAGGAGCTGATATTTTTCTGCAAGGATGATCTAATTCCCTTCTGCTCAGTGTGTGACAAATCCGAGGAGCATCAGGCGCATAGTGTCATCCCTGTGTCAAAAGCTGCGGAAGAGTATAAG GATCATTTTTTAAGAAGCATTAAGGTTCTAAATCAGGAAAAAGAAAAGATTCTGGAGCATCAGTCTGATGCAGAAGGGCTAATCCTAGCCATGCTT CacgaaacagaagaggacaagcagtTCATGGTGGCTGAGCTTGAAGAACTGCGCCAGTTTCTGGTGGACCAAGAGAACCTTCTGCTGAACCAGATCATGGGAGACTTGGAGAAGGAGATCATATGGAAGAAGAGCCAGAATGAGGCCATAGCCTTCCGGAAACTCACCACTCTTGATGATATCATCCAGGAGCTGAAGACCAAGTATCATCAACCAACGCTTGAACTCTTGCAG GATGTTGGGAGTACCTTGGAAAA GTGCGACAAGAGGTCTGCAAGTCCAGAGCGTATTCCACCAGAGCTGAGCTTGAGGACCTGGGACTTCTGTGATTTTAATGCCTTTCTGGAGGGAGCTGCAAAGCAATTTAAAG ACTCTCTGATATCTGGATATCAAATACAGAAAG CAAATGTGACTTTGGATCCCGACACGGCTCATCCCCGACTCATTCTCTCTACGGATCGCAAAAGTTTGCGGCTGCGAGACGCACCTCAAGACCTGCCCATGAACGACAGGAGACTTAACCAGACTTTTTCTGTGCTGGGCTGTGAGAAATTCACAGCAGGCAGGCACTACTGGGATATTACTCTGGGAAACGAGGGTGACTGGGGCATTGGGGTCGCTACCCATTCGACGGGGAGAAAAGGCTCTGTCTCCCTTACCCCTACAGAAGGGATCTGGGCTGTCGCAAAGCAGGGCGAGTGCTGGACATACCTCAACCCTCCTTATGTTGTGTCTATGGCTGTGGGAAAGTTGCCCAAGAGGCTCCGAGTGTCTCTGAACTATGTTGGGGGCCGGGTGGCCTTTTCTGATATTGATGAAGGAACAGAGTTCTACGCATTCCAATCGTTATCCTTCACTGGAGAGCCCCTTCACCCCTTCTTTTGGCTTCAGGAAAAAGCCCACCTCACCCTCTCTCCCTAA
- the LOC133381010 gene encoding zinc finger protein RFP-like isoform X2: protein MDAESIVQQLQLELACTICLKSFLDPVTLDCGHNFCHNCIVNYWAALSKSTACPQCEQEPSRICLIPNRQLANMIKLMKELSEQAKQAAGKGKACEKHREELIFFCKDDLIPFCSVCDKSEEHQAHSVIPVSKAAEEYKHETEEDKQFMVAELEELRQFLVDQENLLLNQIMGDLEKEIIWKKSQNEAIAFRKLTTLDDIIQELKTKYHQPTLELLQDVGSTLEKCDKRSASPERIPPELSLRTWDFCDFNAFLEGAAKQFKDSLISGYQIQKANVTLDPDTAHPRLILSTDRKSLRLRDAPQDLPMNDRRLNQTFSVLGCEKFTAGRHYWDITLGNEGDWGIGVATHSTGRKGSVSLTPTEGIWAVAKQGECWTYLNPPYVVSMAVGKLPKRLRVSLNYVGGRVAFSDIDEGTEFYAFQSLSFTGEPLHPFFWLQEKAHLTLSP, encoded by the exons ATGGATGCCGAGAGCAttgtgcagcagctgcagctggaaTTGGCTTGCACCATTTGCTTGAAAAGCTTCTTAGACCCAGTCACTCTCGACTGTGGGCACAACTTCTGCCACAACTGCATTGTGAATTACTGGGCAGCCCTTTCCAAAAGCACCGCCTGCCCTCAGTGTGAGCAGGAGCCTTCTCGTATATGCCTCATCCCAAACAGGCAGCTGGCCAATATGATTAAGCTAATGAAAGAGCTGAGCGAGCAGGCAAAGcaagcagcaggaaaggggaaagcCTGTGAGAAGCACCGGGAGGAGCTGATATTTTTCTGCAAGGATGATCTAATTCCCTTCTGCTCAGTGTGTGACAAATCCGAGGAGCATCAGGCGCATAGTGTCATCCCTGTGTCAAAAGCTGCGGAAGAGTATAAG CacgaaacagaagaggacaagcagtTCATGGTGGCTGAGCTTGAAGAACTGCGCCAGTTTCTGGTGGACCAAGAGAACCTTCTGCTGAACCAGATCATGGGAGACTTGGAGAAGGAGATCATATGGAAGAAGAGCCAGAATGAGGCCATAGCCTTCCGGAAACTCACCACTCTTGATGATATCATCCAGGAGCTGAAGACCAAGTATCATCAACCAACGCTTGAACTCTTGCAG GATGTTGGGAGTACCTTGGAAAA GTGCGACAAGAGGTCTGCAAGTCCAGAGCGTATTCCACCAGAGCTGAGCTTGAGGACCTGGGACTTCTGTGATTTTAATGCCTTTCTGGAGGGAGCTGCAAAGCAATTTAAAG ACTCTCTGATATCTGGATATCAAATACAGAAAG CAAATGTGACTTTGGATCCCGACACGGCTCATCCCCGACTCATTCTCTCTACGGATCGCAAAAGTTTGCGGCTGCGAGACGCACCTCAAGACCTGCCCATGAACGACAGGAGACTTAACCAGACTTTTTCTGTGCTGGGCTGTGAGAAATTCACAGCAGGCAGGCACTACTGGGATATTACTCTGGGAAACGAGGGTGACTGGGGCATTGGGGTCGCTACCCATTCGACGGGGAGAAAAGGCTCTGTCTCCCTTACCCCTACAGAAGGGATCTGGGCTGTCGCAAAGCAGGGCGAGTGCTGGACATACCTCAACCCTCCTTATGTTGTGTCTATGGCTGTGGGAAAGTTGCCCAAGAGGCTCCGAGTGTCTCTGAACTATGTTGGGGGCCGGGTGGCCTTTTCTGATATTGATGAAGGAACAGAGTTCTACGCATTCCAATCGTTATCCTTCACTGGAGAGCCCCTTCACCCCTTCTTTTGGCTTCAGGAAAAAGCCCACCTCACCCTCTCTCCCTAA
- the LOC133381006 gene encoding E3 ubiquitin-protein ligase TRIM7-like isoform X1 has protein sequence MENGALQCNPIACFLRRSLDNDESRKYLTLPVYFLITFIIAKNPKNGEVLNKSSKSTLIAQLEFADWWCPAPSTPFAAVSERAIPWKTFCRGLLQLWWRRKVKFNFKKIIILVSSAMAAESTLKKFELEVTCSICLEYFTDPVILDCGHNFCHHCVFSYWRNFVPDKSCPQCKWVAEPDRLLTNKPLENFVGLLKQLEVQAKEAMGEDGVCERHSEPLALFCKTDQALICSACVESMEHQAHDMVPVEQAAQETKDHFVNCIEILRNQGETILGHKSKADKESYNLLKSANTLSQETVTKFKELRQFLMSEEHRVISKIQDTVKEFIKRRNNHMGRLFREVSSCESVIREMEKKRCQSVSELLQDVGSTLDRFQQVTSFQCTGSFSTKQLWEIWDISDANTSLDSAVKQFKDMLERKSALQEAIITFDPETAHPCLILSEDCKSVRLGDRTQDVPKNRKRFESSVFLLGCEEFAVGRNYWDVAVGSEGEWAVGVARKSVKRKEVAAISFKVGIWAVGKRGSQYVVFNPPDFSHLNFTGELKKIRVSLNCTGRQVTFFDADEAVLLFQTPIMTIARETFLPFFHVADKAVLTLPH, from the exons ATGGAGAACGgtgctttacagtgcaatcctattgcGTGTTTCCTGAGAA GGTCATTAGATAATGATGAATCAAGAAAATATCTCACACTTCCAGTGTATTTCCTTATCACTTTCATTATTGCAAAAAATCCAAAAAATGGGGAGGTATTGAATAAGagttccaaatcaactttaattgcacaactggAATTTGCAG aTTGGTGGTGTCCAGCACCATCCACACCTTTTGCGGCAGTTTCAGAAAGAGCAATTCCCTGGAAAACCTTTTGCCGAGGGCTACTGCAGCTCTGGTGGAGAAGAAAGGTGAAattcaactttaaaaaaataataattctggtGTCTTCAGCCATGGCTGCTGAGAGCACCCTGAAGAAGTTTGAGTTGGAAGTGACTTGCTCCATCTGCTTGGAGTATTTCACAGACCCAGTGATTCTAGACTGCGGGCACAATTTCTGCCATCACTGTGTTTTCAGCTACTGGAGGAATTTTGTGCCCGACAAGAGCTGCCCTCAGTGCAAATGGGTAGCTGAGCCTGACAGGCTCCTTACAAACAAGCCGCTGGAAAACTTTGTTGGGTTACTCAAACAGCTGGAAGTTCAGGCAAAAGAAGCGATGGGAGAGGATGGAGTTTGTGAGAGGCACTCGGAGCCTCTCGCGCTTTTCTGTAAGACTGACCAGGCCCTCATCTGCTCTGCGTGTGTCGAATCCATGGAGCACCAGGCTCACGACATGGTTCCTGTGGAGCAAGCTGCTCAAGAGACCAAG GATCACTTTGTTAATTGCATTGAGATTCTAAGGAACCAGGGAGAGACAATTCTGGGGCATAAATCAAAAGCAGACAAGGAGAGTTACAACCTGCTT AAATCAGCAAACACATTGAGCCAAGAAACGGTGACCAAGTTCAAGGAGTTGCGCCAGTTTCTGATGTCCGAAGAGCACCGCGTGATAAGCAAGATCCAAGACACAGTGAAAGAATTCATAAAGAGGAGGAACAATCACATGGGCAGACTTTTCCGGGAAGTCTCCTCTTGCGAAAGCGTCATCCGGGAGATGGAGAAGAAACGTTGTCAGTCAGTGAGTGAACTCCTGCAG GATGTTGGGAGCACCTTAGACAG GTTTCAACAAGTGACATCATTTCAGTGCACAGGGTCTTTTTCAACCAAGCAGCTATGGGAAATTTGGGATATATCTGATGCAAATACCTCTTTGGACAGTGCTGTGAAGCAATTCAAAG ACATGCTGGAACGTAAATCTGCACTCCAGGAAG CAATTATTACGTTCGATCCAGAGACGGCTCATCCCTGCCTCATCCTGTCTGAGGATTGTAAAAGCGTGAGACTAGGAGACAGAACCCAAGATGTGCCCAAGAATCGAAAGAGATTTGAATCAAGTGTCTTTCTGCTGGGATGTGAAGAGTTTGCAGTAGGCAGGAATTACTGGGATGTCGCTGTGGGAAGTGAGGGGGAATGGGCTGTGGGGGTTGCCAGAAAGTCTGTGAAGAGAAAGGAGGTGGCTGCCATCAGTTTTAAGGTTGGCATCTGGGCTGTAGGGAAGCGTGGAAGCCAGTATGTGGTTTTCAACCCCCCTGACTTCTCTCATCTGAACTTTACTGGAGAGCTCAAGAAAATCCGAGTGTCTCTAAACTGTACTGGGAGGCAAGTGACCTTTTTTGATGCAGATGAAGCAGTCCTGCTCTTCCAGACTCCGATAATGACCATTGCCAGAGAGACCTTTCTCCCTTTTTTTCATGTGGCTGATAAAGCTGTTCTCACACTCCCTCACTAA
- the LOC133381006 gene encoding E3 ubiquitin-protein ligase TRIM7-like isoform X2, translated as MENGALQCNPIACFLRNWWCPAPSTPFAAVSERAIPWKTFCRGLLQLWWRRKVKFNFKKIIILVSSAMAAESTLKKFELEVTCSICLEYFTDPVILDCGHNFCHHCVFSYWRNFVPDKSCPQCKWVAEPDRLLTNKPLENFVGLLKQLEVQAKEAMGEDGVCERHSEPLALFCKTDQALICSACVESMEHQAHDMVPVEQAAQETKDHFVNCIEILRNQGETILGHKSKADKESYNLLKSANTLSQETVTKFKELRQFLMSEEHRVISKIQDTVKEFIKRRNNHMGRLFREVSSCESVIREMEKKRCQSVSELLQDVGSTLDRFQQVTSFQCTGSFSTKQLWEIWDISDANTSLDSAVKQFKDMLERKSALQEAIITFDPETAHPCLILSEDCKSVRLGDRTQDVPKNRKRFESSVFLLGCEEFAVGRNYWDVAVGSEGEWAVGVARKSVKRKEVAAISFKVGIWAVGKRGSQYVVFNPPDFSHLNFTGELKKIRVSLNCTGRQVTFFDADEAVLLFQTPIMTIARETFLPFFHVADKAVLTLPH; from the exons ATGGAGAACGgtgctttacagtgcaatcctattgcGTGTTTCCTGAGAA aTTGGTGGTGTCCAGCACCATCCACACCTTTTGCGGCAGTTTCAGAAAGAGCAATTCCCTGGAAAACCTTTTGCCGAGGGCTACTGCAGCTCTGGTGGAGAAGAAAGGTGAAattcaactttaaaaaaataataattctggtGTCTTCAGCCATGGCTGCTGAGAGCACCCTGAAGAAGTTTGAGTTGGAAGTGACTTGCTCCATCTGCTTGGAGTATTTCACAGACCCAGTGATTCTAGACTGCGGGCACAATTTCTGCCATCACTGTGTTTTCAGCTACTGGAGGAATTTTGTGCCCGACAAGAGCTGCCCTCAGTGCAAATGGGTAGCTGAGCCTGACAGGCTCCTTACAAACAAGCCGCTGGAAAACTTTGTTGGGTTACTCAAACAGCTGGAAGTTCAGGCAAAAGAAGCGATGGGAGAGGATGGAGTTTGTGAGAGGCACTCGGAGCCTCTCGCGCTTTTCTGTAAGACTGACCAGGCCCTCATCTGCTCTGCGTGTGTCGAATCCATGGAGCACCAGGCTCACGACATGGTTCCTGTGGAGCAAGCTGCTCAAGAGACCAAG GATCACTTTGTTAATTGCATTGAGATTCTAAGGAACCAGGGAGAGACAATTCTGGGGCATAAATCAAAAGCAGACAAGGAGAGTTACAACCTGCTT AAATCAGCAAACACATTGAGCCAAGAAACGGTGACCAAGTTCAAGGAGTTGCGCCAGTTTCTGATGTCCGAAGAGCACCGCGTGATAAGCAAGATCCAAGACACAGTGAAAGAATTCATAAAGAGGAGGAACAATCACATGGGCAGACTTTTCCGGGAAGTCTCCTCTTGCGAAAGCGTCATCCGGGAGATGGAGAAGAAACGTTGTCAGTCAGTGAGTGAACTCCTGCAG GATGTTGGGAGCACCTTAGACAG GTTTCAACAAGTGACATCATTTCAGTGCACAGGGTCTTTTTCAACCAAGCAGCTATGGGAAATTTGGGATATATCTGATGCAAATACCTCTTTGGACAGTGCTGTGAAGCAATTCAAAG ACATGCTGGAACGTAAATCTGCACTCCAGGAAG CAATTATTACGTTCGATCCAGAGACGGCTCATCCCTGCCTCATCCTGTCTGAGGATTGTAAAAGCGTGAGACTAGGAGACAGAACCCAAGATGTGCCCAAGAATCGAAAGAGATTTGAATCAAGTGTCTTTCTGCTGGGATGTGAAGAGTTTGCAGTAGGCAGGAATTACTGGGATGTCGCTGTGGGAAGTGAGGGGGAATGGGCTGTGGGGGTTGCCAGAAAGTCTGTGAAGAGAAAGGAGGTGGCTGCCATCAGTTTTAAGGTTGGCATCTGGGCTGTAGGGAAGCGTGGAAGCCAGTATGTGGTTTTCAACCCCCCTGACTTCTCTCATCTGAACTTTACTGGAGAGCTCAAGAAAATCCGAGTGTCTCTAAACTGTACTGGGAGGCAAGTGACCTTTTTTGATGCAGATGAAGCAGTCCTGCTCTTCCAGACTCCGATAATGACCATTGCCAGAGAGACCTTTCTCCCTTTTTTTCATGTGGCTGATAAAGCTGTTCTCACACTCCCTCACTAA
- the LOC133381006 gene encoding E3 ubiquitin-protein ligase TRIM7-like isoform X3 gives MAAESTLKKFELEVTCSICLEYFTDPVILDCGHNFCHHCVFSYWRNFVPDKSCPQCKWVAEPDRLLTNKPLENFVGLLKQLEVQAKEAMGEDGVCERHSEPLALFCKTDQALICSACVESMEHQAHDMVPVEQAAQETKDHFVNCIEILRNQGETILGHKSKADKESYNLLKSANTLSQETVTKFKELRQFLMSEEHRVISKIQDTVKEFIKRRNNHMGRLFREVSSCESVIREMEKKRCQSVSELLQDVGSTLDRFQQVTSFQCTGSFSTKQLWEIWDISDANTSLDSAVKQFKDMLERKSALQEAIITFDPETAHPCLILSEDCKSVRLGDRTQDVPKNRKRFESSVFLLGCEEFAVGRNYWDVAVGSEGEWAVGVARKSVKRKEVAAISFKVGIWAVGKRGSQYVVFNPPDFSHLNFTGELKKIRVSLNCTGRQVTFFDADEAVLLFQTPIMTIARETFLPFFHVADKAVLTLPH, from the exons ATGGCTGCTGAGAGCACCCTGAAGAAGTTTGAGTTGGAAGTGACTTGCTCCATCTGCTTGGAGTATTTCACAGACCCAGTGATTCTAGACTGCGGGCACAATTTCTGCCATCACTGTGTTTTCAGCTACTGGAGGAATTTTGTGCCCGACAAGAGCTGCCCTCAGTGCAAATGGGTAGCTGAGCCTGACAGGCTCCTTACAAACAAGCCGCTGGAAAACTTTGTTGGGTTACTCAAACAGCTGGAAGTTCAGGCAAAAGAAGCGATGGGAGAGGATGGAGTTTGTGAGAGGCACTCGGAGCCTCTCGCGCTTTTCTGTAAGACTGACCAGGCCCTCATCTGCTCTGCGTGTGTCGAATCCATGGAGCACCAGGCTCACGACATGGTTCCTGTGGAGCAAGCTGCTCAAGAGACCAAG GATCACTTTGTTAATTGCATTGAGATTCTAAGGAACCAGGGAGAGACAATTCTGGGGCATAAATCAAAAGCAGACAAGGAGAGTTACAACCTGCTT AAATCAGCAAACACATTGAGCCAAGAAACGGTGACCAAGTTCAAGGAGTTGCGCCAGTTTCTGATGTCCGAAGAGCACCGCGTGATAAGCAAGATCCAAGACACAGTGAAAGAATTCATAAAGAGGAGGAACAATCACATGGGCAGACTTTTCCGGGAAGTCTCCTCTTGCGAAAGCGTCATCCGGGAGATGGAGAAGAAACGTTGTCAGTCAGTGAGTGAACTCCTGCAG GATGTTGGGAGCACCTTAGACAG GTTTCAACAAGTGACATCATTTCAGTGCACAGGGTCTTTTTCAACCAAGCAGCTATGGGAAATTTGGGATATATCTGATGCAAATACCTCTTTGGACAGTGCTGTGAAGCAATTCAAAG ACATGCTGGAACGTAAATCTGCACTCCAGGAAG CAATTATTACGTTCGATCCAGAGACGGCTCATCCCTGCCTCATCCTGTCTGAGGATTGTAAAAGCGTGAGACTAGGAGACAGAACCCAAGATGTGCCCAAGAATCGAAAGAGATTTGAATCAAGTGTCTTTCTGCTGGGATGTGAAGAGTTTGCAGTAGGCAGGAATTACTGGGATGTCGCTGTGGGAAGTGAGGGGGAATGGGCTGTGGGGGTTGCCAGAAAGTCTGTGAAGAGAAAGGAGGTGGCTGCCATCAGTTTTAAGGTTGGCATCTGGGCTGTAGGGAAGCGTGGAAGCCAGTATGTGGTTTTCAACCCCCCTGACTTCTCTCATCTGAACTTTACTGGAGAGCTCAAGAAAATCCGAGTGTCTCTAAACTGTACTGGGAGGCAAGTGACCTTTTTTGATGCAGATGAAGCAGTCCTGCTCTTCCAGACTCCGATAATGACCATTGCCAGAGAGACCTTTCTCCCTTTTTTTCATGTGGCTGATAAAGCTGTTCTCACACTCCCTCACTAA